In Ovis canadensis isolate MfBH-ARS-UI-01 breed Bighorn chromosome 11, ARS-UI_OviCan_v2, whole genome shotgun sequence, one genomic interval encodes:
- the DNAAF19 gene encoding coiled-coil domain-containing protein 103 isoform X4: MGASLVAQIVKNLPAVWETRVGSLDREYKHWRREWQPTPVFLPGEFHGQSRLQFSSVQSLSRVRLFATPRTAARQASLSITNSRSPPKPMSIESMMPSKSRLAAAMKRNDVINFKALENELQAALIADEKYKRENAAKLRAVEQKVASYEEFRGIVLASHLKPLEQKDKMGGKRPVLWNCHTSQGRPSQDETTELSPVGENALPA, from the exons atgggtgcttccctggtggctcagatcgtaaagaatctgcctgcagtgtgggagacccgggttggatccctggatcgggaatataaacactggagaagggaatggcaacccactccagtattcttgcctggagaatttcatggacagagccgccttcagttcagttcagtgcagtcgctcagtcgtgtccgactcttcgcgaccccacgaaccgcagcacgtcaggcctccctgtccatcaccaactcccggagtccacccaaacccatgtccatcgagtcgatgatgccatccaagagccgcctg GCAGcggccatgaaaaggaatgatgtCATCAACTTCAAGGCTTTGGAGAATGAGCTGCAGGCTGCACTCATTGCTGATGAGAAGTACAAACGGGAGAATGCTGCCAAGTTACGGGCAGTGGAACAGAAGGTAGCTTCCTATGAGGAATTCAG GGGTATCGTCCTTGCATCACATCTGAAGCCGCTGGAACAGAAGGACAAGATGGGAGGAAAGAGGCCTGTGCTCTGGAATTGTCACACTAGTCAGGGAAGGCCCTCCCAGGATGAAACCACTGAACTCTCCCCGGTAG GAGAAAACGCTCTTCCAGCCTGA
- the DNAAF19 gene encoding coiled-coil domain-containing protein 103 isoform X1: MGASLVAQIVKNLPAVWETRVGSLDREYKHWRREWQPTPVFLPGEFHGQSRLQFSSVQSLSRVRLFATPRTAARQASLSITNSRSPPKPMSIESMMPSKSRLAAAMKRNDVINFKALENELQAALIADEKYKRENAAKLRAVEQKVASYEEFRGIVLASHLKPLEQKDKMGGKRPVLWNCHTSQGRPSQDETTELSPEKTLFQPETSAEFYRDWRRHLRSGPERYEALLQLGGPKLSRLFQMDVGFGLLGEMLVALADHVRPADRWAVLGILHSLASTGRFTLNLSLMSHAERESCRALFQKLQAMGTPSPEGQGLGEQLGGLQEEEGLLQELLMLYHLD; the protein is encoded by the exons atgggtgcttccctggtggctcagatcgtaaagaatctgcctgcagtgtgggagacccgggttggatccctggatcgggaatataaacactggagaagggaatggcaacccactccagtattcttgcctggagaatttcatggacagagccgccttcagttcagttcagtgcagtcgctcagtcgtgtccgactcttcgcgaccccacgaaccgcagcacgtcaggcctccctgtccatcaccaactcccggagtccacccaaacccatgtccatcgagtcgatgatgccatccaagagccgcctg GCAGcggccatgaaaaggaatgatgtCATCAACTTCAAGGCTTTGGAGAATGAGCTGCAGGCTGCACTCATTGCTGATGAGAAGTACAAACGGGAGAATGCTGCCAAGTTACGGGCAGTGGAACAGAAGGTAGCTTCCTATGAGGAATTCAG GGGTATCGTCCTTGCATCACATCTGAAGCCGCTGGAACAGAAGGACAAGATGGGAGGAAAGAGGCCTGTGCTCTGGAATTGTCACACTAGTCAGGGAAGGCCCTCCCAGGATGAAACCACTGAACTCTCCCCG GAGAAAACGCTCTTCCAGCCTGAGACCTCAGCCGAGTTCTACCGTGACTGGCGGCGACACTTGCGCAGCGGGCCAGAGCGCTACGAGGCACTGCTGCAGCTCGGGGGCCCGAAGCTGAGCCGCCTCTTCCAGATGGACGTGGGGTTTGGACTTCTAGGAGAGATGCTGGTGGCACTGGCCGATCATGTGAGGCCTGCTGACCGCTGGGCAGTGCTGGGGATCCTGCACAGCCTGGCCAGCACTGGGCGCTTCACCCTGAACCTGAGCCTGATGAGccatgcagagagagagagctgcaGAGCCTTGTTTCAGAAGTTGCAGGCCATGGGCACCCCCAGTCCGGAGGGGCAGGGTCTGGGGGAGCAGCTGGGTGGGCTTCAGGAGGAGGAAGGTCTGCTGCAAGAGCTGCTGATGCTATACCACCTGGACTGA
- the DNAAF19 gene encoding coiled-coil domain-containing protein 103 isoform X2 produces MKRNDVINFKALENELQAALIADEKYKRENAAKLRAVEQKVASYEEFRGIVLASHLKPLEQKDKMGGKRPVLWNCHTSQGRPSQDETTELSPEKTLFQPETSAEFYRDWRRHLRSGPERYEALLQLGGPKLSRLFQMDVGFGLLGEMLVALADHVRPADRWAVLGILHSLASTGRFTLNLSLMSHAERESCRALFQKLQAMGTPSPEGQGLGEQLGGLQEEEGLLQELLMLYHLD; encoded by the exons atgaaaaggaatgatgtCATCAACTTCAAGGCTTTGGAGAATGAGCTGCAGGCTGCACTCATTGCTGATGAGAAGTACAAACGGGAGAATGCTGCCAAGTTACGGGCAGTGGAACAGAAGGTAGCTTCCTATGAGGAATTCAG GGGTATCGTCCTTGCATCACATCTGAAGCCGCTGGAACAGAAGGACAAGATGGGAGGAAAGAGGCCTGTGCTCTGGAATTGTCACACTAGTCAGGGAAGGCCCTCCCAGGATGAAACCACTGAACTCTCCCCG GAGAAAACGCTCTTCCAGCCTGAGACCTCAGCCGAGTTCTACCGTGACTGGCGGCGACACTTGCGCAGCGGGCCAGAGCGCTACGAGGCACTGCTGCAGCTCGGGGGCCCGAAGCTGAGCCGCCTCTTCCAGATGGACGTGGGGTTTGGACTTCTAGGAGAGATGCTGGTGGCACTGGCCGATCATGTGAGGCCTGCTGACCGCTGGGCAGTGCTGGGGATCCTGCACAGCCTGGCCAGCACTGGGCGCTTCACCCTGAACCTGAGCCTGATGAGccatgcagagagagagagctgcaGAGCCTTGTTTCAGAAGTTGCAGGCCATGGGCACCCCCAGTCCGGAGGGGCAGGGTCTGGGGGAGCAGCTGGGTGGGCTTCAGGAGGAGGAAGGTCTGCTGCAAGAGCTGCTGATGCTATACCACCTGGACTGA
- the DNAAF19 gene encoding coiled-coil domain-containing protein 103 isoform X5 has protein sequence MKRNDVINFKALENELQAALIADEKYKRENAAKLRAVEQKVASYEEFRGIVLASHLKPLEQKDKMGGKRPVLWNCHTSQGRPSQDETTELSPVGENALPA, from the exons atgaaaaggaatgatgtCATCAACTTCAAGGCTTTGGAGAATGAGCTGCAGGCTGCACTCATTGCTGATGAGAAGTACAAACGGGAGAATGCTGCCAAGTTACGGGCAGTGGAACAGAAGGTAGCTTCCTATGAGGAATTCAG GGGTATCGTCCTTGCATCACATCTGAAGCCGCTGGAACAGAAGGACAAGATGGGAGGAAAGAGGCCTGTGCTCTGGAATTGTCACACTAGTCAGGGAAGGCCCTCCCAGGATGAAACCACTGAACTCTCCCCGGTAG GAGAAAACGCTCTTCCAGCCTGA
- the DNAAF19 gene encoding coiled-coil domain-containing protein 103 isoform X3 — protein sequence MMSSTSRLWRMSCRLHSLLMRSTNGRMLPSYGQWNRRGIVLASHLKPLEQKDKMGGKRPVLWNCHTSQGRPSQDETTELSPEKTLFQPETSAEFYRDWRRHLRSGPERYEALLQLGGPKLSRLFQMDVGFGLLGEMLVALADHVRPADRWAVLGILHSLASTGRFTLNLSLMSHAERESCRALFQKLQAMGTPSPEGQGLGEQLGGLQEEEGLLQELLMLYHLD from the exons atgatgtCATCAACTTCAAGGCTTTGGAGAATGAGCTGCAGGCTGCACTCATTGCTGATGAGAAGTACAAACGGGAGAATGCTGCCAAGTTACGGGCAGTGGAACAGAAG GGGTATCGTCCTTGCATCACATCTGAAGCCGCTGGAACAGAAGGACAAGATGGGAGGAAAGAGGCCTGTGCTCTGGAATTGTCACACTAGTCAGGGAAGGCCCTCCCAGGATGAAACCACTGAACTCTCCCCG GAGAAAACGCTCTTCCAGCCTGAGACCTCAGCCGAGTTCTACCGTGACTGGCGGCGACACTTGCGCAGCGGGCCAGAGCGCTACGAGGCACTGCTGCAGCTCGGGGGCCCGAAGCTGAGCCGCCTCTTCCAGATGGACGTGGGGTTTGGACTTCTAGGAGAGATGCTGGTGGCACTGGCCGATCATGTGAGGCCTGCTGACCGCTGGGCAGTGCTGGGGATCCTGCACAGCCTGGCCAGCACTGGGCGCTTCACCCTGAACCTGAGCCTGATGAGccatgcagagagagagagctgcaGAGCCTTGTTTCAGAAGTTGCAGGCCATGGGCACCCCCAGTCCGGAGGGGCAGGGTCTGGGGGAGCAGCTGGGTGGGCTTCAGGAGGAGGAAGGTCTGCTGCAAGAGCTGCTGATGCTATACCACCTGGACTGA
- the FAM187A gene encoding Ig-like V-type domain-containing protein FAM187A, whose product MNLAHTTVLLWAWGSLQAFEIVEKENIFQRTPCPAFLMFDNAAYLADMSFELPCPCKPEEVSAVVWYYQKHLGSSHTKVLTDFDGRVLTEAAQVRVGSDMLVRFSIRMFSLLVFRAQPEDSGLYFCGTRKGDYFYAYDVDIQSSEGMVATFKDQGQEPLEDEYHGSLRVFTTFWEWTPCDRCGVRGEQWRIGLCYLQSPDLSPRYHKILPNVVSCGSRAVPRQLRAKASDHNPELLVRSCLMPCEKKKKVQEGVMAIFNYVSKVGSRPWLPQVPIQFHQQRLGHGLIISCPGARPEHAVAWDKDHQYLYRTQYLKGVNGSMRVFIDHGNHLHIRFTQLEDRGIYYCWRQGERIAGFRLGVTSPGRYPVSFSDPETRAALGLILIGYMLITVIFISIHLCRCCCYLFRFCPNFSPRLSLPQL is encoded by the coding sequence ATGAACCTGGCCCACACCACTGTGCTCCTGTGGGCGTGGGGGAGCCTCCAGGCCTTTGAAATAGTGGAGAAAGAGAACATCTTTCAGAGGACCCCCTGCCCAGCTTTCCTGATGTTTGACAACGCGGCCTACCTGGCCGACATGAGCTTCGAGCTCCCCTGCCCCTGCAAGCCGGAGGAGGTGTCCGCTGTCGTCTGGTACTATCAGAAGCACCTGGGCAGCAGCCACACCAAAGTGCTGACGGACTTCGATGGGCGGGTGCTGACGGAGGCAGCCCAGGTGCGCGTGGGCAGCGACATGCTGGTCCGCTTCAGCATCCGCATGTTCAGCCTCTTGGTCTTCCGGGCGCAGCCGGAGGATTCCGGCTTGTATTTCTGCGGCACCCGCAAGGGGGACTACTTTTACGCCTACGACGTGGACATCCAGAGCAGTGAGGGGATGGTGGCTACCTTCAAGGACCAGGGCCAGGAGCCCTTGGAAGACGAGTACCACGGGAGCCTCCGCGTCTTCACCACCTTCTGGGAGTGGACCCCCTGCGACCGCTGCGGGGTGCGCGGGGAGCAGTGGCGTATCGGTCTGTGCTACCTGCAGAGCCCGGACCTCTCTCCCCGCTACCACAAGATACTGCCCAACGTGGTGTCTTGTGGTTCGAGGGCTGTGCCCAGGCAGCTCCGGGCCAAGGCCAGCGACCACAACCCCGAGCTGCTGGTTCGGAGCTGCCTGATGCCCTgcgagaagaagaagaaggtccAGGAGGGCGTGATGGCCATCTTCAACTATGTGTCCAAAGTGGGCAGTCGGCCCTGGTTGCCCCAGGTGCCCATTCAGTTCCACCAGCAGAGACTGGGCCATGGACTCATCATCTCCTGCCCCGGAGCCCGGCCAGAGCACGCCGTGGCCTGGGACAAGGACCACCAGTACCTCTACCGCACGCAGTACCTGAAGGGCGTCAACGGATCCATGAGGGTGTTCATCGACCACGGCAACCATCTCCACATCCGCTTCACCCAGCTGGAAGACCGGGGCATCTACTATTGCTGGAGGCAGGGCGAGCGCATTGCTGGGTTCCGACTGGGCGTGACATCTCCAGGTCGCTACCCGGTCTCCTTCTCCGACCCCGAGACTCGGGCCGCCCTGGGGCTCATTCTGATAGGCTACATGCTTATCACGGTCATCTTCATCAGCATTCACCTTTGTCGTTGCTGCTGTTACTTATTCCGTTTTTGTCCCAACTTCTCCCCTAGGCTCTCTCTCCCCCAGCTCTGA
- the GFAP gene encoding glial fibrillary acidic protein isoform X1 has translation MERRRVTSAARRSYVSSSEMVVGGRRLGPGTRLSLARMPPPLPVRVDFSLAGALNSGFKETRASERAEMMELNDRFASYIEKVRFLEQQNKALAAELNQLRAKEPTKLADVYQAELRELRLRLDQLTANSARLEVERDNLAQDLGTLRQKLQDETNQRLEAENNLAAYRQEADEATLARLDLERKIESLEEEIRFLRKIHEEEVRELQEQLAQQQVHVEMDVAKPDLTAALREIRTQYEAVASSNMQEAEEWYRSKFADLNDAAARNAELLRQAKHEANDYRRQLQALTCDLESLRGTNESLERQMREQEERHAREAASYQEALARLEEEGQSLKDEMARHLQEYQDLLNVKLALDIEIATYRKLLEGEENRITIPVQTFSNLQIRETSLDTKSVSEGHLKRNIVVKTVEMRDGEVIKESKQEHKDVM, from the exons ATGGAGAGGAGACGGGTCACCTCAGCGGCTCGCCGCTCCTATGTCTCCTCCTCGGAGATGGTGGTGGGGGGCCGCCGCCTGGGTCCCGGCACCCGCCTGTCCCTGGCTCGAATGCCGCCTCCACTCCCGGTCCGGGTGGACTTCTCCCTGGCCGGGGCACTCAACTCCGGCTTCAAGGAGACCCGGGCCAGCGAGAGGGCAGAGATGATGGAGCTCAACGACCGCTTCGCCAGCTACATTGAGAAGGTGCGCTTCCTGGAGCAGCAGAACAAGGCGCTGGCTGCCGAGCTCAACCAGCTGCGGGCCAAGGAGCCCACCAAGCTGGCCGACGTCTACCAGGCAGAGCTGCGCGAGCTGCGCCTACGGCTCGATCAACTCACCGCCAACAGCGCCCGGCTCGAGGTGGAGAGGGACAACCTGGCACAGGACCTGGGCACCCTGAGGCAGAA GCTCCAGGATGAAACCAACCAGAGGCTGGAGGCTGAGAACAACCTGGCTGCCTATCGACAG GAAGCAGATGAAGCCACCCTGGCCCGTCTGGATCTGGAGAGGAAGATTgagtctctggaggaggaaatccgGTTCTTGAGGAAGATCCATGAGGAG GAGGTGCGGGAGCTACAGGAGCAGCTGGCCCAGCAGCAGGTCCACGTGGAGATGGATGTGGCCAAGCCTGATCTCACAGCGGCTCTGAGAGAGATCCGCACACAGTATGAGGCAGTGGCGTCCAGCAACATGCAAGAGGCGGAGGAGTGGTACCGGTCCAAG TTCGCGGACCTGAACGACGCCGCCGCCCGTAACGCGGAGCTGCTCCGCCAGGCCAAGCATGAGGCCAACGACTACCGACGGCAGCTGCAGGCCTTGACCTGCGACCTGGAGTCCTTGCGCGGCACG AACGAGTCCCTGGAGCGGCAGATGCGCGAGCAAGAGGAGCGCCACGCGCGGGAGGCGGCGAGTTACCAGGAGGCGCTGGCCCGGCTGGAGGAAGAGGGGCAGAGCCTCAAGGACGAGATGGCGCGCCACCTGCAGGAATACCAGGATCTGCTCAACGTCAAACTGGCCCTGGACATCGAGATCGCCACCTACAGGAAGCTGCTGGAGGGCGAGGAGAACCG CATCACCATTCCTGTTCAGACCTTCTCCAACCTGCAGATCCGAG AAACCAGCCTGGACACCAAGTCCGTGTCAGAAGGCCACCTCAAGAGGAACATTGTGGTGAAGACCGTGGAGATGCGGGATGGAGAG GTCATTAAGGAGTCCAAGCAGGAGCACAAGGATGTGATGTGA
- the GFAP gene encoding glial fibrillary acidic protein isoform X2, translating into MERRRVTSAARRSYVSSSEMVVGGRRLGPGTRLSLARMPPPLPVRVDFSLAGALNSGFKETRASERAEMMELNDRFASYIEKVRFLEQQNKALAAELNQLRAKEPTKLADVYQAELRELRLRLDQLTANSARLEVERDNLAQDLGTLRQKLQDETNQRLEAENNLAAYRQEADEATLARLDLERKIESLEEEIRFLRKIHEEEVRELQEQLAQQQVHVEMDVAKPDLTAALREIRTQYEAVASSNMQEAEEWYRSKFADLNDAAARNAELLRQAKHEANDYRRQLQALTCDLESLRGTNESLERQMREQEERHAREAASYQEALARLEEEGQSLKDEMARHLQEYQDLLNVKLALDIEIATYRKLLEGEENRITIPVQTFSNLQIRGGKSTKEGESHKVTRHLKSLTIQVIPIQAHQVVDGAPPALG; encoded by the exons ATGGAGAGGAGACGGGTCACCTCAGCGGCTCGCCGCTCCTATGTCTCCTCCTCGGAGATGGTGGTGGGGGGCCGCCGCCTGGGTCCCGGCACCCGCCTGTCCCTGGCTCGAATGCCGCCTCCACTCCCGGTCCGGGTGGACTTCTCCCTGGCCGGGGCACTCAACTCCGGCTTCAAGGAGACCCGGGCCAGCGAGAGGGCAGAGATGATGGAGCTCAACGACCGCTTCGCCAGCTACATTGAGAAGGTGCGCTTCCTGGAGCAGCAGAACAAGGCGCTGGCTGCCGAGCTCAACCAGCTGCGGGCCAAGGAGCCCACCAAGCTGGCCGACGTCTACCAGGCAGAGCTGCGCGAGCTGCGCCTACGGCTCGATCAACTCACCGCCAACAGCGCCCGGCTCGAGGTGGAGAGGGACAACCTGGCACAGGACCTGGGCACCCTGAGGCAGAA GCTCCAGGATGAAACCAACCAGAGGCTGGAGGCTGAGAACAACCTGGCTGCCTATCGACAG GAAGCAGATGAAGCCACCCTGGCCCGTCTGGATCTGGAGAGGAAGATTgagtctctggaggaggaaatccgGTTCTTGAGGAAGATCCATGAGGAG GAGGTGCGGGAGCTACAGGAGCAGCTGGCCCAGCAGCAGGTCCACGTGGAGATGGATGTGGCCAAGCCTGATCTCACAGCGGCTCTGAGAGAGATCCGCACACAGTATGAGGCAGTGGCGTCCAGCAACATGCAAGAGGCGGAGGAGTGGTACCGGTCCAAG TTCGCGGACCTGAACGACGCCGCCGCCCGTAACGCGGAGCTGCTCCGCCAGGCCAAGCATGAGGCCAACGACTACCGACGGCAGCTGCAGGCCTTGACCTGCGACCTGGAGTCCTTGCGCGGCACG AACGAGTCCCTGGAGCGGCAGATGCGCGAGCAAGAGGAGCGCCACGCGCGGGAGGCGGCGAGTTACCAGGAGGCGCTGGCCCGGCTGGAGGAAGAGGGGCAGAGCCTCAAGGACGAGATGGCGCGCCACCTGCAGGAATACCAGGATCTGCTCAACGTCAAACTGGCCCTGGACATCGAGATCGCCACCTACAGGAAGCTGCTGGAGGGCGAGGAGAACCG CATCACCATTCCTGTTCAGACCTTCTCCAACCTGCAGATCCGAG GGGGCAAAAGCACCAAAGAAGGGGAAAGTCACAAGGTCACAAGACATCTCAAAAGCCTCACAATACAAGTTATACCAATTCAGGCTCACCAGGTTGTAGATGGAGCCCCGCCGGCTCTCGGTTAG